The following proteins come from a genomic window of Nocardiopsis sp. YSL2:
- the gatB gene encoding Asp-tRNA(Asn)/Glu-tRNA(Gln) amidotransferase subunit GatB produces MDYETALATYEPVLGLETHIELGTASKMFCSCPTAFGAEPNTQVCPVCLALPGSLPVVNAKAVEGAIRLGLALNCSIAPWGRFARKNYFYPDMPKNYQISQYDEPICVDGHLDVTVDTPDGPREFRVDIERVHMEEDTGKSTHVGGSTGRIHGASHSIVDYNRAGIPLLEIVTRPITGTGELAPLVARAYAAELRDLVRSLGISDVRMEEGSMRCDVNVSINERGADEWGTRSETKNVNSLRSVERAVRSEIERQAGVLEAGQRVVQETRHFQENTGRSISGRSKEEAQDYRYFPDPDLVPVAPTEEWIEELRAGLPELPAAKRARVRAEWDLSDTELRDLVNADAIDLVEATVVAGAPSGEARKLWLNELSRRATEQEVELSSLPITPAQVARIIALVAEGTLTNKLARQVVEGVLAGEGEPDAVVEARGLKVVSDDSALGAAVDEAIAANPDAADKVRGGKVAAAGALVGAVMKATRGQADAGRARELILEKLGAS; encoded by the coding sequence GTGGACTACGAGACGGCGCTGGCGACCTATGAGCCCGTGCTCGGGCTGGAGACCCACATCGAGCTGGGCACCGCCTCCAAGATGTTCTGCTCCTGCCCCACCGCTTTCGGCGCCGAGCCGAACACCCAGGTGTGCCCGGTCTGCCTGGCGCTGCCCGGCTCGCTGCCGGTCGTCAACGCCAAGGCCGTCGAGGGGGCCATCCGGCTGGGCCTGGCGCTCAACTGCTCCATCGCGCCCTGGGGCCGGTTCGCCCGGAAGAACTACTTCTATCCGGACATGCCGAAGAACTACCAGATCTCGCAGTACGACGAGCCGATCTGCGTGGACGGCCACCTCGACGTCACCGTCGACACCCCCGACGGTCCGCGCGAGTTCCGGGTGGACATCGAGCGCGTCCACATGGAGGAGGACACCGGCAAGTCCACCCACGTGGGAGGGTCCACCGGCCGGATCCACGGCGCCTCGCACTCCATCGTCGACTACAACCGCGCGGGCATCCCGCTGCTGGAGATCGTGACCAGGCCGATCACCGGCACCGGAGAGCTGGCGCCCCTCGTGGCGCGCGCCTACGCCGCCGAGCTGCGCGACCTCGTCCGCTCCCTGGGCATCTCCGACGTGCGCATGGAGGAGGGTTCCATGCGCTGCGACGTCAACGTCTCCATCAACGAGCGCGGCGCCGACGAGTGGGGCACCCGCAGCGAGACCAAGAACGTCAACTCCCTGCGCTCGGTGGAGCGCGCGGTCCGCTCCGAGATCGAGCGCCAGGCCGGTGTCCTGGAGGCCGGGCAGCGCGTGGTCCAGGAGACCCGCCACTTCCAGGAGAACACCGGTCGCAGCATCTCCGGCCGCAGCAAGGAAGAGGCGCAGGACTACCGGTACTTCCCGGACCCCGACCTCGTCCCGGTCGCTCCCACCGAGGAGTGGATCGAGGAGCTGCGCGCCGGCCTGCCCGAACTTCCCGCCGCCAAGCGCGCGCGGGTCCGTGCCGAGTGGGACCTCAGCGACACCGAGCTGCGCGACCTCGTCAACGCCGACGCCATCGACCTGGTCGAGGCCACGGTCGTCGCGGGGGCGCCCTCCGGCGAGGCGCGCAAGCTGTGGCTCAACGAGCTCTCCCGCCGCGCCACGGAGCAGGAGGTGGAGCTGTCCTCCCTGCCCATCACCCCGGCCCAGGTGGCGCGGATCATCGCCCTGGTCGCCGAGGGCACGCTCACCAACAAGCTCGCCCGCCAGGTGGTCGAGGGCGTCCTCGCCGGTGAGGGCGAGCCCGACGCCGTGGTCGAGGCCCGCGGCCTGAAGGTCGTCAGCGACGACTCCGCGCTCGGCGCGGCCGTCGACGAGGCCATCGCGGCCAACCCCGACGCCGCCGACAAGGTGCGCGGCGGCAAGGTGGCCGCGGCCGGCGCCCTGGTGGGAGCGGTCATGAAGGCCACCCGCGGCCAGGCCGACGCGGGCCGCGCCCGTGAACTGATCCTGGAGAAGCTCGGCGCGAGCTGA
- a CDS encoding thioester domain-containing protein: MTKISLTRSAGRAGLAAAAAGLLAFGLAAPAAADPVRAQYTGNAETGATVRMDGSNVGTNLFNLRLEDGTVLTAYCIDLETGIRSSAWYHENEWANYPGRGEFAEPAKVHWILQNSYPRKSAEELAEAAGVDNRHFGDEEALGATQAAIWHFSNGADLTGNRPDGVTEVYDYLVENAEELPQTAEPDASLSITPESASGEAGGVVGEFEIATNATEVPVTLGDDVPEGVQLVDLETGEPVSTVDDGDTVGFTVPEDAEDGTASFSLSTTATVQTGRLFLGEDPDKATQTLITAEGGEATVSASASVDWTAAVTPPTEEPSEEPSEEPSEEPSEEPSEQPSEEPSEEPSEPADDNNTPSLPVTGGALAGLVAAGVAALGAGAGAIYLSRRRKAANTSDVEG; encoded by the coding sequence TTGACGAAGATCTCCCTCACCCGTTCCGCCGGTCGCGCGGGCCTCGCCGCCGCCGCTGCCGGTCTGCTGGCGTTCGGCCTCGCCGCGCCCGCCGCAGCCGACCCCGTGCGCGCCCAGTACACGGGCAACGCCGAGACCGGTGCCACGGTCCGCATGGACGGCAGCAACGTCGGCACCAACCTCTTCAACCTCCGGCTGGAGGACGGCACCGTCCTCACCGCGTACTGCATCGACCTCGAGACCGGTATCCGCTCCAGCGCGTGGTACCACGAGAACGAGTGGGCCAACTACCCCGGCCGCGGCGAATTCGCCGAGCCCGCCAAGGTCCACTGGATCCTGCAGAACAGCTACCCGCGCAAGTCCGCCGAGGAGCTCGCCGAGGCGGCCGGGGTCGACAACCGGCACTTCGGTGACGAGGAGGCGCTGGGCGCCACCCAGGCCGCCATCTGGCACTTCAGCAACGGCGCGGACCTGACCGGCAATCGCCCCGACGGTGTCACCGAGGTCTACGACTACCTCGTCGAGAACGCCGAGGAACTGCCGCAGACCGCGGAGCCCGACGCCTCCCTGAGCATCACCCCCGAGTCGGCCTCCGGTGAGGCCGGCGGCGTCGTCGGCGAGTTCGAGATCGCGACCAACGCCACCGAGGTGCCGGTCACCCTGGGCGACGACGTCCCCGAGGGCGTCCAGCTCGTGGACCTCGAGACCGGCGAGCCCGTCTCCACGGTCGATGACGGCGACACCGTCGGCTTCACCGTCCCCGAGGACGCCGAGGACGGTACGGCCTCCTTCAGCCTGTCGACCACCGCCACGGTGCAGACCGGCCGCCTGTTCCTGGGCGAGGACCCCGACAAGGCGACCCAGACCCTCATCACCGCCGAGGGCGGCGAGGCCACGGTGTCCGCCTCCGCCAGCGTCGACTGGACCGCCGCGGTCACCCCGCCCACCGAGGAGCCCAGCGAGGAGCCGTCGGAGGAGCCGTCCGAGGAGCCCTCCGAGGAGCCCAGCGAGCAGCCGTCGGAGGAGCCCTCTGAGGAGCCCTCCGAGCCCGCCGACGACAACAACACGCCCAGCCTGCCGGTGACCGGTGGCGCGCTGGCCGGTCTGGTCGCGGCCGGTGTGGCCGCCCTGGGTGCCGGTGCCGGTGCGATCTACCTGAGCCGCCGCCGCAAGGCCGCCAACACGTCCGACGTGGAGGGCTAA
- a CDS encoding thioester domain-containing protein has product MRGIPLRCAVLLASAGLFGTLTGAPAATADEFSRVDRDPVVGAELVLDDGRSASTSLFSLRVGARNSVRAYAALVDQEVRPRTAYVESHWSDREGWAQVPQATDPADRASWIVANSYPRVDLTPLAVGAGALHVDQAQAIAGTQAALWHVLDGADLDRDANDAAVVAVYDLLVDGSAEAVDTAAEPSLDVSPDVLEAVAPEAPLGPLTVGSAGSGSLRLSVHGAPASWLVDGEGQRVSRAGDGDSLYLDVDPSVPAGVATVHVHGRGLPLPEGRLFTGRDGASTQPLVTAEPGTMNGSAAATLTWHRSTPSEPEEEEAARSEEPVAEEGPATQAPAAGSARVEEPSPPESPSANDDRIPDDDLASTGTWLSALLIIAGALVVSGLLILVLGRRRRD; this is encoded by the coding sequence ATGAGGGGCATCCCGCTTCGGTGCGCCGTTCTGCTGGCTTCCGCAGGACTGTTCGGCACCCTGACCGGAGCACCCGCCGCCACCGCGGACGAGTTCTCCCGCGTCGACCGCGATCCCGTCGTCGGCGCCGAACTCGTGCTCGACGACGGACGCTCCGCCTCCACCTCCCTGTTCAGCCTGCGCGTGGGCGCACGTAACTCCGTGCGGGCCTACGCGGCGCTCGTGGACCAGGAGGTCCGACCGCGCACGGCCTACGTGGAGTCGCACTGGTCGGACCGCGAAGGCTGGGCGCAGGTACCCCAGGCCACCGACCCGGCCGACCGCGCGAGCTGGATCGTCGCCAACTCCTACCCCCGCGTGGACCTGACACCTCTGGCGGTGGGCGCGGGCGCGCTGCACGTCGACCAGGCCCAGGCGATCGCCGGGACGCAGGCCGCGCTGTGGCACGTGCTCGACGGCGCCGATCTGGACCGCGACGCCAACGACGCCGCGGTCGTCGCCGTCTACGACCTCCTCGTGGACGGCAGCGCCGAGGCGGTGGACACCGCAGCGGAACCGTCCCTGGACGTCTCTCCCGACGTCTTGGAGGCCGTCGCCCCCGAGGCCCCGCTCGGCCCGCTCACCGTGGGCAGCGCCGGGTCGGGCAGCCTGCGCCTGTCGGTCCACGGGGCTCCCGCGTCGTGGCTGGTCGACGGCGAGGGGCAACGGGTCTCCCGGGCCGGGGACGGCGACAGCCTCTACCTCGACGTCGACCCCTCGGTCCCGGCGGGCGTGGCGACCGTGCACGTGCACGGCAGGGGCCTGCCGCTGCCCGAGGGCCGACTGTTCACCGGCCGGGACGGCGCCAGCACGCAGCCGCTGGTGACCGCGGAGCCGGGCACCATGAACGGCTCCGCCGCGGCGACGCTGACATGGCACCGGAGTACGCCCTCCGAGCCGGAGGAGGAAGAGGCGGCGCGCAGCGAGGAGCCGGTCGCCGAGGAGGGTCCCGCGACGCAGGCCCCCGCGGCCGGGAGCGCCCGGGTGGAGGAGCCCTCACCGCCGGAAAGCCCCTCCGCGAACGATGACCGAATTCCCGACGATGATCTGGCCTCCACCGGGACCTGGTTGTCGGCCCTGTTGATCATCGCGGGAGCACTGGTCGTGTCCGGCCTGCTCATCCTGGTGCTCGGTCGCCGCCGCCGCGATTGA